The following proteins come from a genomic window of Lycium ferocissimum isolate CSIRO_LF1 chromosome 4, AGI_CSIRO_Lferr_CH_V1, whole genome shotgun sequence:
- the LOC132053948 gene encoding uncharacterized protein LOC132053948, producing the protein MEQHKTEKHGNKRARDESVFDSPESKRVHTEPNASDADVDLDSPEAKQIRENILDILDEPETVSTDGVPEIQDLDSLIKSFEEEIINPGNNYVDLTSSDNSGDSQWDLGYLLEASDHELGLPPTIDENMMGFDNELLRYDSFDLGMIAGIMDGDNYHGENDGDFFTVGGLFDCPNQSNFSESLPAL; encoded by the coding sequence ATGGAACAGCACAAAACCGAAAAACACGGTAACAAGCGAGCCCGAGATGAGTCAGTCTTCGACTCACCTGAGTCAAAACGAGTTCACACTGAGCCAAATGCAAGTGATGCTGACGTGGACTTAGACTCACCTGAGGCCAAGCAAATTAGAGAAAACATCCTGGACATCCTAGATGAACCAGAAACAGTGAGTACAGATGGTGTACCAGAAATTCAAGACCTTGACTCATTAATTAAGAGTTTCGAAGAAGAGATCATTAATCCTGGAAACAACTACGTTGACCTAACGTCATCAGATAATTCAGGCGATTCCCAATGGGACCTCGGCTACCTTCTAGAAGCTTCAGACCATGAGCTCGGCCTACCGCCCACAATTGATGAGAATATGATGGGATTTGATAACGAGTTACTGAGATATGACTCGTTCGACTTAGGGATGATTGCCGGAATCATGGATGGAGATAATTACCACGGTGAAAATGACGGTGATTTTTTTACAGTGGGCGGGTTATTCGACTGCCCCAATCAGTCTAATTTTTCCGAGTCCCTGCCGGCTTTGTAG